Genomic segment of Microtus ochrogaster isolate Prairie Vole_2 unplaced genomic scaffold, MicOch1.0 UNK81, whole genome shotgun sequence:
CGGGGCTCCGATTAGCCTTCTCCTCCTGTCTGTTCAGAATGTTCCCTAGACAGCAGggcagattgaccttgaactcattattcTGCTGCCTTAGTTTAAGGAGTAACTGGAATGGCAGCCAAAGAGATACAAGTTTCCTCTTCCAGGCCTTCCCTAGACTTTGAAAGAAcgtgggggccgggcggtggtggcgcacgcctttaatcccagcactcgggaggcagaggcaggtggatttctgtgagttcgagaccagcctggtctacaagagttagttccaggacaggctccaaaaccacagagaaaccctgtctcgaaaaacaaaaacaaaacaaaacaaaacaaaaaaaaaaagaacgtggGGATCCCCCATGAACAGTTCCTGGACTCGGTACCCGGAGCTtagtgcatgctaagcaagctttCTACCCTTAGAACCCCAGCCTCAAAACccctgtcaaaacaaacaaaaccacagccGGGCTTCGTGGTGCTGGCCTGTTGTTTGGTGCTCTGGACTCAGATGCGGGgccggcgagatggctcagtgaggcaTGGCGTTTGCTGTCAAGACTGACAGCCCGATTCCAACCCCTGGAACACCCATAGCGGACGGGAGAACCGACTCCCGCAAGTTGTTGACCTCCGCACGCTCATGGTGGCACGTGTACGCCCACACACTTACAAAAAAGTACATCGAACAAAAATACtattttgagttttgtgcaaaacaacaaaacataaggggaaaaaaaccaaagaggTGTGCGGAagaaggatctggagttcaaggctgtTTTCAGCTATCTAGGttggcctgggctacaggagaccagGTCGCAAACAAGAGAACCTCGGTCTAGCGCCACTCTTCCGGACGTGCATCGCCCTCCGCAGAAGGGCCGAGACCCGTCCGCCAGAGGTTTTGCTTTAACCTACGCTACCCCCTGGCGGTCGAACTGGGATGGTGCGTGCAAATGAGAggaatgtaatattttaaaatttcaactcCCGCATCAAGCGCGTCCACAGAAGCTGGCAAGCCAGACTTTCCGGGGGCAAGAAGCTCACCCGCCTCCATTCCCAActtggaggagttggggaaactgaggcttaagACCAAATAAGGATACctgctggccaccaagcctgaccgcCTGAACCTGATCCGGGAAACCCACATAGGGCAAGGAAAGAGCCTACTCTTAAGTTGTCTCTTAACTTCCACATCTGTCCCCCACAACAACTAATAcatggaatttttaaattattatgattattattttggttttccaagacagggtttccctgtgtaaccctggctgtcctggaactctctctatagaccaggctggcctcgaactggcaaagatcggcctgtctctgcttcccaagtgctaggattaaaggcatgcaccatcaccacccacctgaaattttaaaatattaatttaacaagaaagaaaattagaggggctggagagatggctcagctattaagagcactgactgctcttccagaggaccagggttcaattcccagcaaccacatggcagctcacaactgtctgtgactccagttccatgggatccaacaccctcacacagacatatatgaagacaaaacaccaatgcatataaaataaataatttttttaaaaaaaaagaaaattagaaaccCTCATTCACCCCTTATGGGAACGTGAAAATTGTAAAGTTGCCATGGGAACCTCTTTTGTACTTCCACGAACAGGAAAATGGAGTTAGCATAGGAATCAGGAATTTGAATCATAGAACTTCACTGCTGGAAGGAGGGGCTCTCATTCTTGCATGTAACTATCCCTAATATTGTGATTGACacacctccatttctttttttttttgttaaaatatttatttatttattatgtgtacaatattctctctgtatgcctgtaggccagaagagggagccagacctttttacagatggttgtgagccaccatgtggttgctgggaattgaactcaggacctttggaagagcaggcaatgctcttaaccactgagccatctctccagccccacacctcCATTTCTATCACCACACTGGCTCAGGTGGCATGTCCACAGTGTGCTTGGCCATGAACAAGAATCGCACACTGGCACAGGGTACAGAGTGTGGTACTGAGTGACAGCAGCCAACTGCAAAAGGTGTCACCTGGAAGATGTCCCAAAGAGGGAAAATCACTAAGGGAGCTGATTCGGCAGGGGCTGCCAGCACACAAAAGAAACTGAGGACTGATTGATGGAAAGGGCTCTCTTAAAGAGATCAAATGTTCCCGAACAGGACAGGGTGGGGCTGGATGGAAAATGTGCCACAAATCACTGAATAAAACAGGGATACTTTTATTAAAGTTTCATTTCAGTTCATCAAAAGTAgccatttggggctggagagatggctcagtggttaagagcattgcctgttcttccaaaggtcctgaggtcaattcccggcaaccacatggtggctcacaaccatctgtaatgaggtctggcgccctcttctggcctgcaggcatacacacagacagactattgtatacataataaataaataaatattaaaaaaaaaacccaaaagtagCCATTTGAGTagcttggtggtggtgcacacctttaatcccagcacttgggaggcagaggccggtggatctctgtgagttcaaggccagcctggtctacagagtgagttccaggacagccagggctacatagagaagccctgttttgaaaaacaaaaacaatacattaATAAATACCAAACCAAATTGTGGACAGGAACTCAGGAGATAACTCGGTAGAAAAGAGtatttgctatgcaagcatgaggagttgagttcgaatccccagcgCCCACGAAGACAGCTGGCTATGAGAGACAAACTCAAGGATTCACTGTAAACacccacagaggaagaaaagagctgCTGCAATCCTGCTCAcctgcactacacacacacacacacacacacacacacacacacacacacacacacactcctgctcacctgtaccacacacacatctgctcacctctaccacacacacacatctgctcacctctaccacacacacatctgctcacctgtaacacacacacactcctgctcacctgtaccacacacacacatctgctcacctgtaacacacacacatctgctcacctgtaccacacacacacactcctgctcacctgcactacacacacacacacactcctgctcacctgtaccacacacacacatctgctcacctctaccacacacacacatctgctcacCTGACCACACACgcacatctgcacacatctgctcacctgcaccacacacacagacctctgcTCACCTTTTCCACACACACTCCTGCTcacctgcaccacacacacacactcctgctcaCGTGAACCACACACAGCTCCCCCGCCAGGATTACACACACagccccctcccacacacagccCCCCTCGCCAGTTCACACAACACACTTGCACACTGTAACAGGAGCCCGACATACACATATCTATCACACAGCTATATCTAAGTACTCTTTGCATTttgctaagatttatttatttgtgtttttgtttgagacgtggtttctctgtgtagctctggctgtgttGGAAATTGttccagaccagactggccttgaactcagagattcactgcctctgcctcccaagtgttatgATTAAGGGTGTGCTCCATCACCACCCAACTTAATCTTTATTACATGTTTGGGACAGCATATGTACATCTGAGTGAAGGTGAGACCAGAGACCAGAAGGTGTAGGATCTCCTGGCTCAGGAGCTCCAAGCAGCTGCACGCTGGGAACAAACCTGGgctgctgttaaccactgagtcaactctccagcccctctgtttaCTTTTAAAGATGGTGTCTTCTAGGTCAGACTCTTCTGAGTGCCTGCAGTCCCCCGCCCAAGCCTCTGGATTACAACGGTGACAGCCTGCGTTGATGTTCTCACCTTGTTCACATCTACACTCAGTTAGTGTAGCTCTGCAAATGGctccctcttttggtctccacaGGTACCTGGCACGCACAtcacgcacagacatacatgtgggcaaggTCCTCATACACATGTGCCAGAAGCCCGATGCTCAGGATGACGGTGAAGTGTCTGTCTACATTGCACCCAAAGGTCCAGTTTCCAAACCTGGGCATCCTGTGGGTTCCCATATCTCCATCCTCGGGCTCTGTAACACTGCCTGTGTCCCTGTCAGCTCCGTCTcctgccatctcttcagctccccttccacaatttttctttttttgaggcacCTTCTTACTAAGTAGCTCTGACCGGCCTAGAACTAGCTATGTGCACCAGGCTGCCCGCCTCCCACTTCTCGCAGAGGTCTTCTGCCTCCTGGGCCCTGCCCACTTCCCCAAGCCTTAAACCCGCCCATTAGGGTGGGACAACCCGGGAGGTCccgcccctgccccacccctccgCTTCCTTTCCTAGACCCGTCCTCGTGCCTTGCAAGATCCCCTTTTCTGGTCCGTCCCCCCACAGGAGCCAGGCCCTGCCCCACTCCGGACTGTTCACGTGGAAGACCCAGCCCTTCAGCTCCTGCCGCTGGGTCGCCCCTGACCCCAGTCCTCTTAAGACAGCCTCCTCGGCCCCGTCTTAGCCACGCCCCTCAGCATCAGGCCCCGCCCCTCTGGTTCTTACCGCAGCTCCCTCGTgatccccttccctccttcccctgctaTCTCCGCCTCACGGCGCTACACACCTGGAGGCGGCGCCCGCTCCTGGTGCGGAGTAGAAAACACTTTCTTCCAAGTTTTCGCCCATCTTCCACGTCCCAGCTGGGACCAGCACTCGGGACCCCTGTCCAGAGGGGCCCGTggcgccccacccccaccccaagatccCCAGAGGCCTACAGACGCCTTCACTACCTGCGCCTTCTCGCCACCCTTGGCCCGTGTCATGGGTCGCTCGTACGGAGGCCGGGTACTGTCCGCGATGACCCTGCTAGGCATCCCAGCCGCCGTGCTGGTCGTGCTGGCTGCACAGCTGCTGTTCCAGCTCCAGGCGGGGCGTGCCGAGCTGCGAGGTGTGCGCACCGACTGGCTGCACTCGGAGCTGGACCCCGACGCGGGGCTACTGGAAGCTGCGGCTGGGGCATTGCTGCCGCTGGCGACTGCTCTGGCCGCGCTGGCGCAAGTCCTCGGGCTTAGCTGCCTGCTACTCGCCGCGCTCTGCGGACACCTGGGCGCCGAGCTGGCACGCGGCCCGGGGCCAGGCAGGTAGGACGCCACCACCTCTACCCGCAAACTGAGGTTTCCAGAGAGCGCACCGTTGCCTCCCGCTGCTTCCCGCGCTGGTGCTTGGGATGCATCCCAGGGGCACATGCCAATCATCGCGGCGGGGTTCAGGAAGGGCAAGACTGCCGCAGCCTGGCCAGGGGTCGCCTGCTCAGGCCCCTGAGCTCAGGGGTGCAGGAGTAGGTGACTTCCACCTGGAACCGTAGGCATGCGGTGAGATGCCCCGCTTGTTCCACTTTGACTCTTTCTCTCTTGGCACCCTGATGCTGGTGGGACCGCGGTGGGTGCGcagatggataggtgggtggatgtgGGTACGCGGCGGTGATGAGTTCACAGGTGGGGGGCGAGGGTGGCAGCCTCTAAACTTTGGCATGATGTCACTGTCCCTCTTTCTGTCGCCTTCCTTCAGGTCAGACTGGTTTCTTTATGACTGCCGTCTCCTCAGGCACTCTGCATTTGGCCTGTTCTGCTGTGGGGTCTCCGTCTACTTAGCAGGTGTGTGGGGCAGAGGTCGGGGGGCGGGGTGCACACAGGTCTCGGGGCCAGTCAGCCTGAGTTCAGGCAGTTTCTCCACTTTCTCTGGGATATGTTCTGTGCCTCAGCTTCAGCATCAACCAAGAGTGATGAGTGTC
This window contains:
- the Tmem221 gene encoding transmembrane protein 221 isoform X2, which codes for MGRSYGGRVLSAMTLLGIPAAVLVVLAAQLLFQLQAGRAELRGVRTDWLHSELDPDAGLLEAAAGALLPLATALAALAQVLGLSCLLLAALCGHLGAELARGPGPGRSDWFLYDCRLLRHSAFGLFCCGVSVYLAALAIYTLLLFEIEAGAAAASILGSGALVLVAVMTHTLLRALRATRRALHELSPPVFEDEPARPSEDSKTGCRAQPQQDEEPEALVGAVTHQGPHS